From the Cloeon dipterum chromosome 4, ieCloDipt1.1, whole genome shotgun sequence genome, the window TGGAAAGCTTTAAAGGACCAATCTAatgaaaaatacgattttgGCTTCTCTTCAAGATCgtatagcaaaatttaaatatgggAGTTTGGGAATAATGGCCAGATTATAAAGACCGCCATCTTGGAATAAAGAATTTCAATATGGCCGcttcaagtttaatttaaatgatgttATTTAGGCATTAATTTTACCTCGAAAATACTCATGAGGTGTTATAAACCCTTCCGTATCATTTGGACAAAATGGCGTCCATGCTTTAAAGGacctttaatatttattataatattttttaaagaatttaccACTTTGAAGTCAGCGAGAGAGCGTTTGTGGCTGGAGGTGGCGACCATTTTCATGGCGTCGATGTGCCTGCCGGCGTACTTGAGGGCGAGCTTGCCGCTGACGATGTTGGCGACGTCGTCGGGCGTGTTGAGCATGATCTTGGACAGCAGCATGTATTTAAGGGCAGTGAGAGCGCGGCCGCTCTCCACACTATCGTAACCTTCAAACGCTTCGTAGAAGTACGAGTAGGCCGTCTTGAAGTCGCGCTCGTCGGCCGCGTGCAGCACGCCGGACTGCAGGTCCAGCGCCGCCTGCATCTTCGGGGCGCAGTAAATCGAGTTGGCCGTCGTCCGCGCCGACGTTAGCGCCGCACGGGCCTTCGGAAGGTTGCTCAGTGCGTGGTACGTCTTGCTCTCCAATAGTTGCAcctgaaaataatcaaaaaattataataatgtcATTTTTCATGCCGCGAAAATTGTCCAACGGCCAAATATCCGCGACatgaatttttagtttgaatctCGCAACAGACGGTGGAAGcattcatttttacaatttactaGACCGCAGTTACGACGTTCcgaagtttaaaaattcttagaaaATTCGGAGGGAAAATTCGCAGCAAAATGACCACAAGAAATTGATTGCTAGCGCCTATAGGGGATGATTCTTAGATAAATTGAGGCTCTGGATTTTAGAAAATGGCGGGATATCCacacagataaaaaattcgcGGTGATTTTCAGGCAATTCTCGGCACTAGCTTTAATTCTGGGCGCGAAGTGTTCAAGAATTTGAATGGCTATTTGACGAAGGAATTACGGCCACGAGAAATTGTTTGCTAGGGTTTTCAAGCTATAGAACACCTCAAATGGCGCCTAAAGAACTATCTCTCACTGTCAGCAGAAATTAGCCTAAAGAAAAATGGCGGAAATTCAACCATCTGGAATTCTCACgcccaaaaaacaaaaattcgcgGCACTTCTAGCTGCCGGGTAACAGCTGTTCGGAGAAATACTCTCTCCGGCCGCAAGAGGCGCAACATTCGCAACCCGGCGCTCATGATGGGGTTcgggaaattatttaaaaaaaattcttcgaTATTTTTGAGTTAAGTTTACCTCCTTGAACgattttttagcaattatACGTCCGAAGAAggaacagaaattaaaattgcgggAGATTTAAACTAGACAAGCTTATTTTAAGCCTGGAGAATTTGTATTTCTGTGCAAAAAGGTACGAGGAATTCATTTCTGGAACCAGTTAGTTGTGAAACTagctaattttgtttctagaCAGGACATTTATCCTTTAAAACCccaaaaaatacttaaatggTCCAACTGGACTCccgaaaatcaagaaaattagcCAAGTGACGCCATCTACCGACGGCTTGAAACACTACTGATTTGTCAAAACAAATTCTACGCGTTTGGCActccaaaaataattgaagaacCTTCTGGAATAAAAGTACCTCGACTAGCAGATTTTTGTCGTCGAGCTTTTTGAGTTCCTTGAGCAGCGTGGAGCCGAGGTGGAGGGCCTCGGTGTACATCTTGGTGTCGAAGTAAAGGGCGACGAGGCGGGCCTCGAGAGACTGCCTGAGGAAGGTGCGTTTTTCCTGCTTGGCCCACTCGATGCACTCCTGCCGAAACGAAATAAAAGAGTTAAATTCGGTTAAAATTCGGGAGAGGGTGGTGATACGCACGAGGCAGAGGGGCACCTCGATGCCGATGCCGGCCTCGAGGTCGAGGAACATGTCGACGAGCGAGCGGACGAGCTTGGCCGCCTTCGCCTTGCTGATGAGCGCGAGGAAGGGCCGCGTCGCCTTGATCAGCTCGCCCAGCTCCTTGGcctttttatcctttttgaAGAGCTCGCCCAGCTGCATGATGCCCTGCTCCTTGATCCGGATCGACTCCTCGTCCACCGCATCAGGGTCTAGTTTCCAAACtaaatcgaaaaattcgtTCGTAAATAGAGACGACGACACGGTGACGGTGCACTTTGGCGCACGGCCGCCGTCGGCCCGCTGGCCGCCGCACCGGCCGCACTGGCCGGGCGAGCGGCCGCGGACCGCGGCCGGCGGCCCGCCACTCACCGATCTCCTTGTAAATGCTGATGCCCTTCTCGGTGTCGATCGAAGAAATCGCCTCGGCCCGCTCCAGCAACAGAGCCGTCGCCATTTTGGATG encodes:
- the Rpn6 gene encoding 26S proteasome non-ATPase regulatory subunit 11, with protein sequence MATALLLERAEAISSIDTEKGISIYKEIVWKLDPDAVDEESIRIKEQGIMQLGELFKKDKKAKELGELIKATRPFLALISKAKAAKLVRSLVDMFLDLEAGIGIEVPLCLECIEWAKQEKRTFLRQSLEARLVALYFDTKMYTEALHLGSTLLKELKKLDDKNLLVEVQLLESKTYHALSNLPKARAALTSARTTANSIYCAPKMQAALDLQSGVLHAADERDFKTAYSYFYEAFEGYDSVESGRALTALKYMLLSKIMLNTPDDVANIVSGKLALKYAGRHIDAMKMVATSSHKRSLADFKVALEQYGAELKNDPIVRAHLDTLYDTMLEQNLCRIIEPYSRVQVDFIAKTIALPMGQVEKKLSQMILDKKFHGILDQGEGVLVVFEETPVDKTFESSLETIHSMGKVVDSLYHKAKKLS